Proteins from a genomic interval of Alphaproteobacteria bacterium:
- the soxX gene encoding sulfur oxidation c-type cytochrome SoxX codes for MRLTTLALAVASLGAQAALAAEVAPQDVTYDDYGAIATSLSGAPGDPESGAVIMKTKSKGNCISCHAVTELKDAPFHGEVGPILDGVGSRWEEAELRGIVANAKMTYDGTVMPAFYKTSGFIRPGNGFTGKAGEEPLPPLLTAQEIEDVVAFLMTLKDE; via the coding sequence ATGAGGCTCACGACACTAGCACTGGCGGTTGCCTCGCTGGGCGCGCAGGCCGCGCTCGCGGCAGAAGTGGCCCCGCAGGATGTGACCTACGACGATTACGGCGCCATTGCGACTTCGCTGTCGGGCGCACCGGGCGACCCGGAAAGCGGCGCGGTGATCATGAAGACCAAATCCAAGGGCAATTGCATCTCGTGCCACGCGGTGACCGAGCTCAAGGATGCGCCGTTCCATGGCGAAGTCGGTCCGATTCTCGATGGCGTCGGTTCGCGCTGGGAAGAGGCCGAGCTGCGCGGCATCGTCGCCAATGCCAAGATGACTTATGACGGCACGGTGATGCCGGCATTCTACAAGACCAGCGGTTTCATCCGTCCCGGCAACGGCTTTACCGGCAAGGCGGGCGAAGAGCCGCTGCCGCCGCTGCTGACGGCGCAGGAGATCGAAGACGTGGTGGCGTTCCTGATGACGTTGAAAGACGAGTGA